In the Scomber japonicus isolate fScoJap1 chromosome 18, fScoJap1.pri, whole genome shotgun sequence genome, one interval contains:
- the tefb gene encoding TEF transcription factor, PAR bZIP family member b isoform X1: MSGKAAVAVGLQPGGNVNVNAAAAPQKSYPFVLKKIMDIPPPNILEEGDDEIEKEKLCSSEDVEGASAVGGSRGGGSGGGVSASLTPAIWEKTIPYDGETFHLEYMDLDEFLLENGIPVSLEEEELQKTLTSAGGKGKCIPKVIATATITPTPATAAVSVSAPASPPSATATSTVTSDAEEPVTVTTLQPAKLEEEEEEEQEEEEEEEEEEESLPEEAAPVETVEVKEKKTNRNAGERRTPSPVDPDAIEVDINFQPDPTDLVLSSVPGGELFNPRKHKFSDEELKPQPMIKKAKKVFVPEEQKDDKYWCRRKKNNVAAKRSRDARRLKENQITVRASFLERENAALRQQVAELRKDCGRCKNILARYEAKYGPL, from the exons ATGTCTGGCAAAGCCGCGGTAGCAGTGGGACTTCAACCCGGCGGTAACGTTAACGTTAACGCTGCGGCAGCTCCACAGAAGTCCTACCCGTTTGTTTTAAAGAAGATTATGGACATTCCCCCTCCTAACATCCTGGAGGAAGGCGACGACG AAATCGAGAAGGAGAAGCTGTGCTCATCTGAGGATGTGGAGGGAGCCAGTGCCGTTGGAGGTTCCAGAGGAGGTGGCAGCGGCGGCGGAGTATCAGCTTCCCTAACCCCAGCTATTTGGGAGAAGACCATTCCATACGATGGGGAGACCTTCCACTTGGAGTACATGGACCTGGATGAGTTCCTCCTGGAGAACGGGATCCCTGTGAgcttggaggaggaggagctgcagaagACTCTGACCTCAGCGGGAGGCAAAGGCAAATGCATCCCCAAGGTTATTGCTACAGCCACTATTACTCCTACTCCAGCTACTGCTgcagtctctgtctctgccccAGCATCTCCCCCCTCGGCTACCGCCACCTCGACCGTCACCTCGGATGCAGAGGAGCCAGTGACAGTCACTACACTGCAACCAGCTAAattagaggaggaagaagaggaagaacaagaagaggaagaggaagaggaagaagaggaggagtctTTGCCCGAGGAGGCAGCACCAGTTGAAACAGTGGAAgtaaaggagaagaaaacaa ATCGTAATGCTGGCGAGCGTAGGACACCCTCCCCCGTCGACCCAGATGCCATCGAAGTGGACATTAATTTTCAGCCGGATCCCACAGACCTGGTCCTGTCCAGCGTGCCGGGGGGAGAGCTGTTCAACCCGCGTAAACACAAGTTCTCTGACGAGGAGCTCAAACCGCAGCCCATGATCAAGAAGGCCAAGAAGGTGTTTGTTCCTGAGGAGCAGAAG GATGACAAATACTGGTGCAGGAGAAAGAAGAATAATGTGGCAGCCAAGCGTTCTCGCGATGCGAGGCGGCTGAAGGAGAACCAGATCACGGTGCGCGCCTCCTTCCTGGAGCGGGAGAACGCTGCGCTGAGACAGCAAGTGGCTGAGCTGCGGAAAGACTGTGGTCGCTGCAAGAACATCCTGGCCCGATATGAGGCTAAGTACGGCCCGCTGTAA
- the tefb gene encoding TEF transcription factor, PAR bZIP family member b isoform X2, whose amino-acid sequence MTTANQMIFGDKSDVPDLLKSLADYPVCFPAFDDTEIEKEKLCSSEDVEGASAVGGSRGGGSGGGVSASLTPAIWEKTIPYDGETFHLEYMDLDEFLLENGIPVSLEEEELQKTLTSAGGKGKCIPKVIATATITPTPATAAVSVSAPASPPSATATSTVTSDAEEPVTVTTLQPAKLEEEEEEEQEEEEEEEEEEESLPEEAAPVETVEVKEKKTNRNAGERRTPSPVDPDAIEVDINFQPDPTDLVLSSVPGGELFNPRKHKFSDEELKPQPMIKKAKKVFVPEEQKDDKYWCRRKKNNVAAKRSRDARRLKENQITVRASFLERENAALRQQVAELRKDCGRCKNILARYEAKYGPL is encoded by the exons ATGACAACCGCTAACCAAATGATTTTTGGAGATAAGAGCGACGTTCCAGATCTCCTCAAGTCCCTGGCTGACTATCCTGTCTGCTTCCCTGCATTTGATGACACAG AAATCGAGAAGGAGAAGCTGTGCTCATCTGAGGATGTGGAGGGAGCCAGTGCCGTTGGAGGTTCCAGAGGAGGTGGCAGCGGCGGCGGAGTATCAGCTTCCCTAACCCCAGCTATTTGGGAGAAGACCATTCCATACGATGGGGAGACCTTCCACTTGGAGTACATGGACCTGGATGAGTTCCTCCTGGAGAACGGGATCCCTGTGAgcttggaggaggaggagctgcagaagACTCTGACCTCAGCGGGAGGCAAAGGCAAATGCATCCCCAAGGTTATTGCTACAGCCACTATTACTCCTACTCCAGCTACTGCTgcagtctctgtctctgccccAGCATCTCCCCCCTCGGCTACCGCCACCTCGACCGTCACCTCGGATGCAGAGGAGCCAGTGACAGTCACTACACTGCAACCAGCTAAattagaggaggaagaagaggaagaacaagaagaggaagaggaagaggaagaagaggaggagtctTTGCCCGAGGAGGCAGCACCAGTTGAAACAGTGGAAgtaaaggagaagaaaacaa ATCGTAATGCTGGCGAGCGTAGGACACCCTCCCCCGTCGACCCAGATGCCATCGAAGTGGACATTAATTTTCAGCCGGATCCCACAGACCTGGTCCTGTCCAGCGTGCCGGGGGGAGAGCTGTTCAACCCGCGTAAACACAAGTTCTCTGACGAGGAGCTCAAACCGCAGCCCATGATCAAGAAGGCCAAGAAGGTGTTTGTTCCTGAGGAGCAGAAG GATGACAAATACTGGTGCAGGAGAAAGAAGAATAATGTGGCAGCCAAGCGTTCTCGCGATGCGAGGCGGCTGAAGGAGAACCAGATCACGGTGCGCGCCTCCTTCCTGGAGCGGGAGAACGCTGCGCTGAGACAGCAAGTGGCTGAGCTGCGGAAAGACTGTGGTCGCTGCAAGAACATCCTGGCCCGATATGAGGCTAAGTACGGCCCGCTGTAA